A portion of the Lolium rigidum isolate FL_2022 chromosome 1, APGP_CSIRO_Lrig_0.1, whole genome shotgun sequence genome contains these proteins:
- the LOC124652485 gene encoding WAT1-related protein At1g09380-like, with amino-acid sequence MGLMPTVAMLLVQIGFAGNNLLSKMALDNGASPYVLISCRSLIAALFLAPFAVYFERNKWMMITKKVIMQILLSSTLGMAVSEVLFFVGFKYTSPTIACAIGNIVPALTFVIAATLKMEPVRVQTPAGQAKVVGTLVCVGGSMIMPFYKGPLLKLWASPIHWRYAEHTTGAAAPPTNSGLGDLLIILSAVAWAAWLIMQNKTSEDFSAPYTSTTIMSLIVSAESAGVSAAVDRSLSVWNIGLGINLYSVLYMGIVGWGIMFVVMTWCIQVRGPLFVSMFNPVVLVAVALLGWAILDEKLHVGSVIGSALIVSGLYMVLWGKASEMSRLAQRDGQTETVSTKELESNGKNNDVHSSPV; translated from the exons ATGGGGCTCATGCCCACCGTCGCCATGCTGCTCGTGCAGATCGGCTTCGCCGGCAACAACCTGCTCTCCAAGATGGCGCTGGACAACGGCGCCAGCCCCTACGTGCTCATCTCCTGCCGCAGCCTCAtcgccgccctcttcctcgcGCCCTTCGCCGTCTACTTCGAGAG GAATAAATGGATGATGATCACCAAGAAAGTAATCATGCAGATACTTCTTTCCTCCACTCTCGG CATGGCGGTGAGCGAGGTGCTCTTCTTCGTGGGGTTTAAATACACCAGCCCGACGATTGCCTGCGCAATCGGCAACATCGTCCCAGCCCTCACCTTCGTGATAGCCGCCACGCTGAAGATGGAGCCGGTGCGGGTACAAACACCCGCCGGCCAGGCCAAGGTGGTCGGCACGCTCGTCTGTGTCGGGGGCTCCATGATCATGCCCTTCTACAAGGGCCCGCTCCTCAAGCTCTGGGCCTCCCCTATACACTGGCGCTACGCCGAGCACACGACGGGTGCCGCCGCGCCACCCACCAATAGTGGCCTCGGCGACCTCCTCATCATCCTCAGCGCCGTAGCCTGGGCCGCCTGGCTCATCATGCAG AACAAGACGTCGGAggatttctcggcgccgtacacCAGCACGACGATCATGTCCCTGATCGTCTCGGCGGAGTCCGCAGGCGTCAGCGCGGCCGTGGACCGGAGCCTCTCCGTCTGGAACATCGGGCTGGGCATCAATCTGTACTCCGTGCTCTACATG GGAATCGTTGGCTGGGGGATAATGTTCGTGGTCATGACGTGGTGCATCCAGGTGCGTGGCCCGCTCTTCGTCTCCATGTTCAACCCCGTGGTGCTCGTCGCCGTCGCCCTTCTCGGCTGGGCTATCCTCGACGAGAAGCTGCACGTCGGAAG TGTTATTGGCTCGGCGCTCATTGTCAGCGGGCTATACATGGTGCTGTGGGGCAAGGCGAGTGAGATGAGCAGACTGGCCCAACGCGACGGGCAAACTGAAACGGTGAGCACCAAGGAGCTGGAATCCAACGGGAAAAATAACGACGTGCATTCCTCGCCAGTTTGA